A single window of Gossypium arboreum isolate Shixiya-1 chromosome 13, ASM2569848v2, whole genome shotgun sequence DNA harbors:
- the LOC108461187 gene encoding CDPK-related kinase 5-like isoform X1 gives MGACTSKPSKPNSYATRENHHNDYPATSQLPKSPPPPPLLPPTTPFLPLYTPSPAHHHQKPKTPSTPLRFLRRPFPPPSPAKHIRAVLRRRKSNKKAENEGKIVEGDEEEEEGVDLDKRFGFSKELKSKLEVKEEVGRGHFGYTCSAKFKKGEFKDQQVAVKVIPKSKMTTAIAVEDVRREVKILRALTGHNNLVKFYDAFEDHDNVYIVMEFCEGGELLDRILARGGKYSEDDAKTVMVQILNVVAFCHLQGVVHRDLKPENFLYTSKEGNSQLKAIDFGLSDFVRPGFYPSCSASSCLTFWDSFKYLMLMVFPDERLNDIVGSAYYVAPEVLHRSYGTEADVWSIGVIAYILLCGSRPFWARTESGIFRAVLKADPTFNEVPWPSLSSEAKDFVKRLLNKDPRKRMTAAQALCHPWIQNHNDVKVPLDILVFRLMKAYMRSSTLRKAALKALSKTLTEDELFYMREQFALFEPKNGSITLENIKTALMKNVTDAMKDSHVPDFLFSLNALQYRRMGFEEFCAAALSVHQLEALDRWEQHARCAYELFEKDGNRPIVIEELASELGLGPSIPVHAVLNDWIRHTDGKLSFLGFVKLLRGPSSRALAKAQ, from the exons ATGGGAGCCTGCACTTCAAAGCCTTCAAAGCCAAACTCATATGCCACAAGAGAGAATCACCACAATGACTATCCTGCCACTTCCCAATTACCCAAAtcccctcctcctcctcctcttctcCCTCCGACCACACCTTTCCTCCCTTTGTACACCCCAAGCCCTGCCCACCACCACCAAAAACCCAAGACTCCTTCCACTCCTCTCAGGTTTTTACGTCGtccttttcctcctccttctcCCGCCAAGCACATTCGGGCTGTGTTGAGGCGCCGGAAGTCTAATAAGAAAGCCGAAAATGAGGGTAAAATTGTTGAAGGAGATGAAGAAGAGGAGGAAGGAGTTGACTTGGATAAAAGATTTGGGTTTTCAAAGGAGCTGAAGAGTAAGTTGGAAGTCAAAGAAGAAGTTGGCAGAGGgcattttggctatacttgttcTGCTAAGTTTAAGAAAGGAGAGTTTAAAGACCAGCAGGTTGCTGTTAAAGTTATTCCCAAATCCAAG ATGACAACAGCTATTGCAGTTGAGGATGTAAGAAGGGAGGTGAAGATATTGCGAGCCCTGACAGGACATAACAATCTAGTGAAATTCTATGATGCATTTGAAGATCATGATAATGTCTATATAGTAATGGA GTTTTGCGAAGGAGGTGAGCTTTTGGATAGAATTCTTGCCAG GGGCGGAAAATACTCGGAAGATGATGCAAAAACTGTGATGGTACAGATACTAAATGTTGTTGCTTTTTGTCATCTTCAGGGTGTGGTGCATCGGGACCTTAAGCCAGAG AACTTTCTATATACTTCTAAGGAGGGGAACTCTCAGCTTAAGGCCATAGATTTTGGATTGTCGGATTTTGTCAGACCAGGTTTTTACCCTTCTTGCTCAGCTTCCTCCTGCTTGACCTTTTGGGATTCTTTTAAATATCTAATGCTTATGGTTTTTCCAGATGAAAGACTTAATGACATTGTGGGAAGTGCATACTATGTGGCCCCTGAAGTTCTACATAGATCTTATGGTACAGAAGCTGATGTTTGGAGTATAGGCGTAATAGCATATATTCTTTTATGCGGTAGTCGTCCATTTTGGGCTAGGACCGAATCCGGAATTTTTCGAGCAGTCCTAAAAGCTGATCCAACTTTTAACGAAGTGCCTTGGCCTTCCTTATCTTCAGAAGCTAAGGACTTTGTTAAGCGCCTTTTGAATAAGGACCCCAGGAAAAGAATGACAGCAGCTCAGGCTCTAT GTCATCCTTGGATCCAGAATCATAATGATGTTAAGGTCCCTCTTGACATTCTAGTATTTAGGCTTATGAAGGCATATATGCGATCATCAACTTTACGGAAGGCTGCTTTAAAG GCACTGTCTAAGACATTGACTGAGGATGAACTCTTTTACATGAGAGAGCAATTTGCATTATTCGAGCCCAAAAATGGTAGCATAACCTTGGAGAATATTAAGACG GCCCTGATGAAAAATGTAACAGATGCAATGAAGGATTCACACGTTCCGGATTTTCTTTTCTCA CTTAATGCACTTCAATACAGAAGAATGGGTTTTGAAGAATTTTGTGCAGCTGCATTAAGTGTTCATCAGCTTGAGGCGCTTGATCGTTGGGAACAACATGCCCGTTGTGCATACGAGCTTTTTGAGAAGGATGGAAACAGGCCTATCGTGATCGAGGAACTTGCTTCT GAACTTGGCCTTGGACCCTCCATTCCGGTTCATGCTGTTCTTAATGACTGGATAAGGCATACGGATGGGAAGTTAAGTTTCCTTGGGTTTGTGAAGTTGTTGCGCGGTCCATCCAGTCGAGCCCTTGCGAAGGCACAATGA
- the LOC108463258 gene encoding uncharacterized protein LOC108463258 → MEVVVPVPLDFNFDSACSSPYMTAPSTPQRFGNGSSFIFSAPTSPTRASSSVAVPFVWEEKPGIPKRNDFNGGIEKEDNTHGVGGEGCEDFEFDFSGQLERTSSSAEELFDGGKIKPLKPPPGFSELSSYSPKSPRSFRKKDIDPFETAIEKSRRRSAVEPKNTTQRGRETTSSSSSSYVHKKGRSLSPFRVSDHTMFEQDQTTASSTNPKSYVSSILSAISFSKGNRKWKLKDLLLFRSASEGRATSKDSFKKYAVLSKKEAEDVKSWSFRSTESVGSSSRRRGPVSAHELHYTANRAVSEEMRRKTFLPYKQGLLGCLGFNPGIHEVSRGIMSFTRG, encoded by the coding sequence ATGGAAGTGGTGGTGCCGGTGCCGCTGGACTTCAACTTCGATAGCGCATGTTCGTCTCCCTATATGACTGCTCCTTCCACTCCTCAACGCTTTGGCAATGGCAGCAGCTTCATCTTCAGTGCTCCAACCAGTCCAACTCGTGCTTCTTCTTCGGTTGCAGTCCCTTTCGTGTGGGAGGAAAAGCCTGGTATACCAAAAAGGAATGATTTTAATGGCGGAATCGAGAAAGAAGATAACACCCACGGTGTTGGTGGTGAAGGGTGTGAAGATTTCGAGTTCGACTTTAGTGGACAGTTAGAGAGGACGTCTTCGTCGGCCGAGGAGCTCTTCGATGGAGGAAAGATTAAGCCATTGAAACCCCCACCTGGCTTTTCAGAGTTGTCAAGTTATTCACCCAAATCTCCCAGATCTTTTCGAAAGAAGGACATTGATCCGTTCGAAACCGCCATCGAGAAGTCTCGTAGAAGATCGGCAGTGGAGCCCAAAAACACAACACAACGAGGTAGAGAAACAACTTCATCATCATCTTCAAGCTACGTTCACAAGAAAGGCAGATCATTGTCTCCTTTCAGAGTATCCGACCACACCATGTTCGAGCAAGACCAAACCACTGCTTCTTCAACGAATCCCAAATCTTACGTGTCTTCAATCTTGTCAGCAATTTCATTCTCTAAAGGTAACAGGAAATGGAAGTTGAAAGATCTTTTGTTGTTTAGAAGTGCATCAGAAGGTAGAGCAACGAGTAAGGATTCCTTCAAGAAATATGCCGTCTTGTCTAAGAAAGAGGCAGAGGATGTTAAAAGTTGGAGCTTTCGTTCTACTGAGAGTGTTGGGTCGAGTTCGAGACGGAGAGGACCGGTTTCTGCCCACGAGTTGCATTACACGGCGAACCGGGCGGTGTCGGAGGAGATGAGGAGGAAGACTTTCTTGCCTTACAAGCAGGGTCTCCTTGGATGCTTGGGGTTCAACCCTGGAATACATGAGGTTTCTAGGGGTATTATGTCTTTCACACGTGGGTGA
- the LOC108461187 gene encoding CDPK-related protein kinase-like isoform X4: MMTTAIAVEDVRREVKILRALTGHNNLVKFYDAFEDHDNVYIVMEFCEGGELLDRILARGGKYSEDDAKTVMVQILNVVAFCHLQGVVHRDLKPENFLYTSKEGNSQLKAIDFGLSDFVRPDERLNDIVGSAYYVAPEVLHRSYGTEADVWSIGVIAYILLCGSRPFWARTESGIFRAVLKADPTFNEVPWPSLSSEAKDFVKRLLNKDPRKRMTAAQALCHPWIQNHNDVKVPLDILVFRLMKAYMRSSTLRKAALKALSKTLTEDELFYMREQFALFEPKNGSITLENIKTALMKNVTDAMKDSHVPDFLFSLNALQYRRMGFEEFCAAALSVHQLEALDRWEQHARCAYELFEKDGNRPIVIEELASELGLGPSIPVHAVLNDWIRHTDGKLSFLGFVKLLRGPSSRALAKAQ, translated from the exons ATG ATGACAACAGCTATTGCAGTTGAGGATGTAAGAAGGGAGGTGAAGATATTGCGAGCCCTGACAGGACATAACAATCTAGTGAAATTCTATGATGCATTTGAAGATCATGATAATGTCTATATAGTAATGGA GTTTTGCGAAGGAGGTGAGCTTTTGGATAGAATTCTTGCCAG GGGCGGAAAATACTCGGAAGATGATGCAAAAACTGTGATGGTACAGATACTAAATGTTGTTGCTTTTTGTCATCTTCAGGGTGTGGTGCATCGGGACCTTAAGCCAGAG AACTTTCTATATACTTCTAAGGAGGGGAACTCTCAGCTTAAGGCCATAGATTTTGGATTGTCGGATTTTGTCAGACCAG ATGAAAGACTTAATGACATTGTGGGAAGTGCATACTATGTGGCCCCTGAAGTTCTACATAGATCTTATGGTACAGAAGCTGATGTTTGGAGTATAGGCGTAATAGCATATATTCTTTTATGCGGTAGTCGTCCATTTTGGGCTAGGACCGAATCCGGAATTTTTCGAGCAGTCCTAAAAGCTGATCCAACTTTTAACGAAGTGCCTTGGCCTTCCTTATCTTCAGAAGCTAAGGACTTTGTTAAGCGCCTTTTGAATAAGGACCCCAGGAAAAGAATGACAGCAGCTCAGGCTCTAT GTCATCCTTGGATCCAGAATCATAATGATGTTAAGGTCCCTCTTGACATTCTAGTATTTAGGCTTATGAAGGCATATATGCGATCATCAACTTTACGGAAGGCTGCTTTAAAG GCACTGTCTAAGACATTGACTGAGGATGAACTCTTTTACATGAGAGAGCAATTTGCATTATTCGAGCCCAAAAATGGTAGCATAACCTTGGAGAATATTAAGACG GCCCTGATGAAAAATGTAACAGATGCAATGAAGGATTCACACGTTCCGGATTTTCTTTTCTCA CTTAATGCACTTCAATACAGAAGAATGGGTTTTGAAGAATTTTGTGCAGCTGCATTAAGTGTTCATCAGCTTGAGGCGCTTGATCGTTGGGAACAACATGCCCGTTGTGCATACGAGCTTTTTGAGAAGGATGGAAACAGGCCTATCGTGATCGAGGAACTTGCTTCT GAACTTGGCCTTGGACCCTCCATTCCGGTTCATGCTGTTCTTAATGACTGGATAAGGCATACGGATGGGAAGTTAAGTTTCCTTGGGTTTGTGAAGTTGTTGCGCGGTCCATCCAGTCGAGCCCTTGCGAAGGCACAATGA
- the LOC108461187 gene encoding CDPK-related kinase 5-like isoform X2: MGACTSKPSKPNSYATRENHHNDYPATSQLPKSPPPPPLLPPTTPFLPLYTPSPAHHHQKPKTPSTPLRFLRRPFPPPSPAKHIRAVLRRRKSNKKAENEGKIVEGDEEEEEGVDLDKRFGFSKELKSKLEVKEEVGRGHFGYTCSAKFKKGEFKDQQVAVKVIPKSKMTTAIAVEDVRREVKILRALTGHNNLVKFYDAFEDHDNVYIVMEFCEGGELLDRILARGGKYSEDDAKTVMVQILNVVAFCHLQGVVHRDLKPENFLYTSKEGNSQLKAIDFGLSDFVRPDERLNDIVGSAYYVAPEVLHRSYGTEADVWSIGVIAYILLCGSRPFWARTESGIFRAVLKADPTFNEVPWPSLSSEAKDFVKRLLNKDPRKRMTAAQALCHPWIQNHNDVKVPLDILVFRLMKAYMRSSTLRKAALKALSKTLTEDELFYMREQFALFEPKNGSITLENIKTALMKNVTDAMKDSHVPDFLFSLNALQYRRMGFEEFCAAALSVHQLEALDRWEQHARCAYELFEKDGNRPIVIEELASELGLGPSIPVHAVLNDWIRHTDGKLSFLGFVKLLRGPSSRALAKAQ; the protein is encoded by the exons ATGGGAGCCTGCACTTCAAAGCCTTCAAAGCCAAACTCATATGCCACAAGAGAGAATCACCACAATGACTATCCTGCCACTTCCCAATTACCCAAAtcccctcctcctcctcctcttctcCCTCCGACCACACCTTTCCTCCCTTTGTACACCCCAAGCCCTGCCCACCACCACCAAAAACCCAAGACTCCTTCCACTCCTCTCAGGTTTTTACGTCGtccttttcctcctccttctcCCGCCAAGCACATTCGGGCTGTGTTGAGGCGCCGGAAGTCTAATAAGAAAGCCGAAAATGAGGGTAAAATTGTTGAAGGAGATGAAGAAGAGGAGGAAGGAGTTGACTTGGATAAAAGATTTGGGTTTTCAAAGGAGCTGAAGAGTAAGTTGGAAGTCAAAGAAGAAGTTGGCAGAGGgcattttggctatacttgttcTGCTAAGTTTAAGAAAGGAGAGTTTAAAGACCAGCAGGTTGCTGTTAAAGTTATTCCCAAATCCAAG ATGACAACAGCTATTGCAGTTGAGGATGTAAGAAGGGAGGTGAAGATATTGCGAGCCCTGACAGGACATAACAATCTAGTGAAATTCTATGATGCATTTGAAGATCATGATAATGTCTATATAGTAATGGA GTTTTGCGAAGGAGGTGAGCTTTTGGATAGAATTCTTGCCAG GGGCGGAAAATACTCGGAAGATGATGCAAAAACTGTGATGGTACAGATACTAAATGTTGTTGCTTTTTGTCATCTTCAGGGTGTGGTGCATCGGGACCTTAAGCCAGAG AACTTTCTATATACTTCTAAGGAGGGGAACTCTCAGCTTAAGGCCATAGATTTTGGATTGTCGGATTTTGTCAGACCAG ATGAAAGACTTAATGACATTGTGGGAAGTGCATACTATGTGGCCCCTGAAGTTCTACATAGATCTTATGGTACAGAAGCTGATGTTTGGAGTATAGGCGTAATAGCATATATTCTTTTATGCGGTAGTCGTCCATTTTGGGCTAGGACCGAATCCGGAATTTTTCGAGCAGTCCTAAAAGCTGATCCAACTTTTAACGAAGTGCCTTGGCCTTCCTTATCTTCAGAAGCTAAGGACTTTGTTAAGCGCCTTTTGAATAAGGACCCCAGGAAAAGAATGACAGCAGCTCAGGCTCTAT GTCATCCTTGGATCCAGAATCATAATGATGTTAAGGTCCCTCTTGACATTCTAGTATTTAGGCTTATGAAGGCATATATGCGATCATCAACTTTACGGAAGGCTGCTTTAAAG GCACTGTCTAAGACATTGACTGAGGATGAACTCTTTTACATGAGAGAGCAATTTGCATTATTCGAGCCCAAAAATGGTAGCATAACCTTGGAGAATATTAAGACG GCCCTGATGAAAAATGTAACAGATGCAATGAAGGATTCACACGTTCCGGATTTTCTTTTCTCA CTTAATGCACTTCAATACAGAAGAATGGGTTTTGAAGAATTTTGTGCAGCTGCATTAAGTGTTCATCAGCTTGAGGCGCTTGATCGTTGGGAACAACATGCCCGTTGTGCATACGAGCTTTTTGAGAAGGATGGAAACAGGCCTATCGTGATCGAGGAACTTGCTTCT GAACTTGGCCTTGGACCCTCCATTCCGGTTCATGCTGTTCTTAATGACTGGATAAGGCATACGGATGGGAAGTTAAGTTTCCTTGGGTTTGTGAAGTTGTTGCGCGGTCCATCCAGTCGAGCCCTTGCGAAGGCACAATGA
- the LOC108461187 gene encoding CDPK-related kinase 5-like isoform X3: MGACTSKPSKPNSYATRENHHNDYPATSQLPKSPPPPPLLPPTTPFLPLYTPSPAHHHQKPKTPSTPLRFLRRPFPPPSPAKHIRAVLRRRKSNKKAENEGKIVEGDEEEEEGVDLDKRFGFSKELKSKLEVKEEVGRGHFGYTCSAKFKKGEFKDQQVAVKVIPKSKMTTAIAVEDVRREVKILRALTGHNNLVKFYDAFEDHDNVYIVMEFCEGGELLDRILARGGKYSEDDAKTVMVQILNVVAFCHLQGVVHRDLKPENFLYTSKEGNSQLKAIDFGLSDFVRPDERLNDIVGSAYYVAPEVLHRSYGTEADVWSIGVIAYILLCGSRPFWARTESGIFRAVLKADPTFNEVPWPSLSSEAKDFVKRLLNKDPRKRMTAAQALCHPWIQNHNDVKVPLDILVFRLMKAYMRSSTLRKAALKALSKTLTEDELFYMREQFALFEPKNGSITLENIKTALMKNVTDAMKDSHVPDFLFSKNGF, encoded by the exons ATGGGAGCCTGCACTTCAAAGCCTTCAAAGCCAAACTCATATGCCACAAGAGAGAATCACCACAATGACTATCCTGCCACTTCCCAATTACCCAAAtcccctcctcctcctcctcttctcCCTCCGACCACACCTTTCCTCCCTTTGTACACCCCAAGCCCTGCCCACCACCACCAAAAACCCAAGACTCCTTCCACTCCTCTCAGGTTTTTACGTCGtccttttcctcctccttctcCCGCCAAGCACATTCGGGCTGTGTTGAGGCGCCGGAAGTCTAATAAGAAAGCCGAAAATGAGGGTAAAATTGTTGAAGGAGATGAAGAAGAGGAGGAAGGAGTTGACTTGGATAAAAGATTTGGGTTTTCAAAGGAGCTGAAGAGTAAGTTGGAAGTCAAAGAAGAAGTTGGCAGAGGgcattttggctatacttgttcTGCTAAGTTTAAGAAAGGAGAGTTTAAAGACCAGCAGGTTGCTGTTAAAGTTATTCCCAAATCCAAG ATGACAACAGCTATTGCAGTTGAGGATGTAAGAAGGGAGGTGAAGATATTGCGAGCCCTGACAGGACATAACAATCTAGTGAAATTCTATGATGCATTTGAAGATCATGATAATGTCTATATAGTAATGGA GTTTTGCGAAGGAGGTGAGCTTTTGGATAGAATTCTTGCCAG GGGCGGAAAATACTCGGAAGATGATGCAAAAACTGTGATGGTACAGATACTAAATGTTGTTGCTTTTTGTCATCTTCAGGGTGTGGTGCATCGGGACCTTAAGCCAGAG AACTTTCTATATACTTCTAAGGAGGGGAACTCTCAGCTTAAGGCCATAGATTTTGGATTGTCGGATTTTGTCAGACCAG ATGAAAGACTTAATGACATTGTGGGAAGTGCATACTATGTGGCCCCTGAAGTTCTACATAGATCTTATGGTACAGAAGCTGATGTTTGGAGTATAGGCGTAATAGCATATATTCTTTTATGCGGTAGTCGTCCATTTTGGGCTAGGACCGAATCCGGAATTTTTCGAGCAGTCCTAAAAGCTGATCCAACTTTTAACGAAGTGCCTTGGCCTTCCTTATCTTCAGAAGCTAAGGACTTTGTTAAGCGCCTTTTGAATAAGGACCCCAGGAAAAGAATGACAGCAGCTCAGGCTCTAT GTCATCCTTGGATCCAGAATCATAATGATGTTAAGGTCCCTCTTGACATTCTAGTATTTAGGCTTATGAAGGCATATATGCGATCATCAACTTTACGGAAGGCTGCTTTAAAG GCACTGTCTAAGACATTGACTGAGGATGAACTCTTTTACATGAGAGAGCAATTTGCATTATTCGAGCCCAAAAATGGTAGCATAACCTTGGAGAATATTAAGACG GCCCTGATGAAAAATGTAACAGATGCAATGAAGGATTCACACGTTCCGGATTTTCTTTTCTCA AAGAATGGGTTTTGA